TTCTGAAATTCCCTTATTGTTTTGCTAAAAGAGAAAAGTCTAAATTAACATCAAAATACAAACTATGAATGCAAGTACTTTCATTTCTCACTATATTCTTCTTATATGAATTGCACTTTTGTGGAGAAGACCGAAACAGGATTCCTTTGTTTCCATACAAATGACAACTTGTAGCTAAAACTGCGTGGGACAGAGTCAGTTATACCAGCTCACGAGAGAAAATTCAGAGACTGTGTTTTATATATTAGAAGTTTtctggagaaggaaaaatggCCTATAGGGGAGCCAaaaagtcaggcagagaaaggggcCTTACCAACGCTAGCGCTTGGGTGACAAGGCAGACTAAAGCCAATGATACTGTTCAAAGGTACTTGCTCACAAAGCACCCACAGACTTGGATGCTGAGTGTCCTTGAAGCTTTCCACgccttctcattcattcattcaatcccTCCCTCCATCACTCACTCTTTACCGAGTATTGAGCATGTGCTGGGCACCATGACAGATAACCAGAATATAATGGTGACAGAAACCCAAGGGGGTTAGAAGAAAGCGATCTTTCTGTGGagctgcataaaaataaaaatggaaaactggAACTTCGTGCATTGGATGCATGGCAGCGTGAGATAATTACCTTCAGTGGCTGCTTCAAATAGCTTAAAGGAGACAACTTGTTGAGAAGCTGGTGTCGCAACTGTAAAAGCAACAAAGAAACACTGAGATGCACATATTCAATCTTTCATAGGCAAATCCAGAGCAAAACTGCAAACTGAAATTGTTATTTAACAGTAGTGTTTCCTGGAAGTTAATAGACTGTAAGGATGGGTATCTGATGAAAGGATTTTgtattctatttcctttatttcttttctttatgtataaacaaatccagaattaaatgaaaaacagcAGTACCCAAAGCCATAATAATTCAGATTCTAGACATTAGTAATTGGCAATAATTGCCAAATTGAAGTTTATCTTTGAAGTGAAGGGTTTCCTAGCCATGTGATTGGTACAAACGAGAGAATTGTTTAGGCCAATGAAGAACAGCAAATTGCTTCTTTGTAATCAGGGGGTTTGTGCATGTGCAACAATTGTgctaattattataaaatattcgtatgttcttatttttaaaaggcctatATCTATTAGCTTACTGTCTTTACCTCTCTCCACAGAATTGCTCAATGATTGGGAAAaatcataaaatgagtttatttaacttttttctattaACTTTTACTTACACTGTTCGTCCTTTTTAGGAATTTAACTGTAGAAGCTATGTACTATATAAAACTGTAGAACTGTAGAAGTAGATATATCTTTCAGTATATCCTAAGTACATGgataaattaaagggaaaaaaaaaagcagttcacCCCTATGGAAAGTACTTTTGCTCTTTAATTATTGCCAAACCATAACATAATATAGAAAAATTTGAAGTAagaacacttttcattttctgtctgtaaAGTCACATTATAGGTTGTGATTAGTTCTCTATAGCTTATTGCTAGCAGTAAGTGTTTAGTTCCTTTGTCTCCTGAGACTGCCTTTTGTAAAATTATAGAACTTTATTACAAAGACACTCATAATCTTGCCTCTTCTATATGAAAAAGGGCCTCAGAACTGAATGGGAAGGGTTAGATGCCTGGGTTAAGggataaagagagaaatgaatCACATACCTTACTATCCAAGAGCATTCCAAAACATAAGAtgaaaaaacccttaaaaaaggaataaatcacATGTTTTATCTTTTCCAGAAGAGAAAGCTGTTACAAGTAATACTATTCTGTTCTATCACCTTACATTGGAGTTGTTTTCTTGTCGTCTCCCTACTGGACTGTGGGTTCCTTAAGGCAATTATACCACGTGACCTTTACAATGCCTGGCATTACACAAAGTACTCAAAATTTTTTTCATCGAATGTATAAATAAGTTGTCAAgtgaataatgttttaaatgcacCCAGAActtcattttcccctttgtgtCATTCTAAACCCAAcacaaataaattccatttgcTTCTATATCTTAGACTTTCTTTAGGACAGGcatgaaataaacatttactaagcacctcTGATGGCAGAGGCACCCTTTCCAGCCCGTGGGGAACCCTTGGCAGAAGCCTCTTGGACCttgaaatccccctcccaggcaAAGCACCCTCAGTTGGTGCCTGTTCAGACAGTGTATCACCGTGGGCTTACCCTCAGCAGAAGCTCTCCAAACCTGTCCCTATTAGGTGTGTGCTGTCTGTGGCCACCATCTATGGCACCACGCGAACATTCCCTGGAACGCTGATGTGGGTGAAGGACCAGATAGTTTTCAGGAGACAACTactgaacatttactatgtgtcaggcactgtgggAAATGCTAaatcatcttatttaatccttatattTACTCTGATGCAAGTAATAGCATTATCCCTGTCTAACATATgaaagattaagtaatttgctaAAGGTCACATGGTTGATAACGTGACATATTTGATCCCAGACCTATTTAAGTCCTGAGCTCAAAGGTTTAATCACCAGTCAGTCCCCTGAGTCATTGTGCAGAGGTAACCCAGCAAACTGTCACTGAACCAGGATTGAAGGCTCTCTTCCAGACTCAGCAAAACCTAGATTACTTTGTCTACCTACCTCTCTGACTGTGGCACGTAAAACCCATTCTTTGcagcaggggttggcaaacttttctgtaaaaagccaggtagtaaatatttaggTTTTAAAGGTCGcacagtctctgttgcaactgcTCCACTCTGCTGATGTAAGGAAGGCAGCCACAGATCATACGTAAAGAAATGGGTGTggctctgttccaataaaactttatttactaaAGCAGCGCTGGTTGCAGTCTCCTAGCTTCTGCTCTATTGCACACTGGGGACTACCCTTGCACCATTCAGAGTCAACAAGTCTTGATTTATTTCCCTGTCCCTGTGCGCTTTTACATAAGTCTGCACTAGAGAAGGAGGACTGAGTCAGCAGCAAGAGAGATGAACATTAGCTACGTGAAGTGTAGCAGACTAAAAACCCTAGAATGGATTACTGAAGAAGGCTACAGTATGACAATAACTGTTGGGAAAATGCATCCGTTTTTTCCCATTCCCTGTTGCCAGGCAGTTTTGGTTACAGTCCCACAGCAGGCAAGGAAATAACATAGCCTCTGGAGTTGTCGTACCAACCTCAGTTTTCCATGATTATTCCAGTTACCTGATGGTATGATAATAGGTTATTCTTACTGTCCTCACCTGGAATGCATTGAGCAATGCGAAAATAACATGCCACGCCAGACTCTGGCTGTCCACCATTATTCCTATGCCAAAGCCCCAGGTGAGCCCCAGCAGAGGGGTCAGAATGAGGAGGCTCTTCCCCATGCGGATGATAGTGGCCTTGTGGTCGTGACTCAGTCTCTCTCCGACAGCGGGCCTCCAGAGCTTTGTGAGAACTAAGAGCACCACAACCAAATTCACAGCCACAATAGTCAGCGCAGGAACAGCAAGGGCCAAGAGGGGCTTGCTCCCACCGGACCAGTTGAGCCAACACGTGCCTTTCTTTTTGTAGCCATTGCTAGGTTGTGTGACCACAATGGTGACGACAGATATAATAAGAGGACACCCATAGCCCAGGCAGAACCCAACAGCCATCATCAGAGGCATGGCCATGTGATGGAACACAAAGACGATCCGATAAGCCAGCAGGATGCCGAGCATGAGCATCCAAAAGAACAGGGAGAGGTAGAAAAAGTGTGTCAAGAACACTGCAGCTATGCAGACTCCAGAAGGCTTTACCGTGGTGTCCACAGTGGCAGCGACAATAAACCAAACATCAGCAATCAGGAGGCACAGGTCTATGTTCACCATGCAAATATGGCGTGTGTGTGAGGTTTGGGTTTTCTTGACCTCCTTCCAAAACAGAGCCTCGATGATCAGGCATAAGATGAGGCTTCCAATGGAGACGCCCAGCCCCGAAAATGTGATCCATTTCACAACTGGAATTGTGGCAGGGGGGACGAAAGGTGACATCAGCATGGAGAACGAGGTCAGGTGAGTACACCGGCACATCACCGTATCTGGAGTTTCATTCACTAGGTGGCAGCCTGCATCGTTCCACTGCAAGTGACTGAAATCCCAAAACACACAATGAGGCTGGCTCAGGTTTGACTCTACTGTGGAAAAACTCAGGAAAACTTCATTTATGGAATAGTTTTGGATAACCGTGGAGATCACAGGCCCATTGACCCGGGCATTTCCAATTTGGGTAATGGGTAGAATGTTCCCCAGGGTCAGTGAGGCCATGCTGATAATAGTTTCTGGAAGGGACCCCTGGAATTGGTCCGACCCAATGAACACTTGGCCTCTGATGGGAATGGAGGTATTTGGGGGGACCACTTCAGTCTGATAGCTGTAACCTGTCTTATGTTGGCTTTCAGACACTGGAATCCCTTTCCAGTTAATGAATTCCCGAGAAAAATTCAGAGGCAGGGCTGTTGGAGGTACCAGAATGCTGATGTTTTCCAATGTCTCTAGTAACTGTGAGCTGGCCTGCTTTTCTTCCTGCAGTAAAACCGTCCAGTTGGTTACTGATGTTGAATTAAGGATGTGGTCAGCTACACTGATGACATCCTGAAATGCAAGGTTGAGAGTCAGTTGTATTTTGAGTAAATGGGTAAGACGACTAACAGGGGGTAGTCATTAGTACTAAGCACAGGAAAATTGCCTTGCGAATTGGCTCAGTGGAGGATCACGTTAAAACTCATCAGTGAATTTCAGCTCAGTTGCTCTGTACAGCGGAAGGTCTGGGTTAAGAAACTTGGGTCAACAGGATCGTGTAAGTTCCCGGGTGATCACCCCAGGGTGTTCGTGTGCACACTGGGGTTTGAGCATGGATGAGAAGGAGTTCTAAATTCATGTCATGGACTTTCAAATTTGAATTcatgtgtatttattatttttgtttaatagaGGAGAGGATATAagtaaaaacctttaaaaaactgGAGGCAAGCAACAAGAAGGTATTGAGTTGTTGTCGGTTTTAAGGATCAGTCTTAGTTTGAGAGATTCCTTTTCCAAGCCAATGCTTGAAAATGATCCCTTTGTCCCTCACCATCCTCTGCCTTTCTTAGGAGTCTGGTTCCCAGGTGTTCTGCTGCAAATGTCTGTCACTCTGGCCCTGCATCACCCTAACCAAGCCCTCTGTGGCTTCTGGCCCAGAATCCCATAGTTCGTTTCTTCTACTGCCTTCAGGAACCTCTGCCTTCTTTTGGTGTGTGTCTGCCTGCTCTATTTTgctctttaattaatttttagcctttttatgtcattttgttttaGTTGGTACTTGCAAACAACACATGgttaaactcttaaaaataatctgagcatcttttctttgATTCAGGGAGTTTAACTAACCATATTTAATGTCATGTCTGACATTATATAATCCAATTTGGCAAAATATTAtatactttttagagagggggaaagagagggagaaaaacattaatgtgagagagatacatcaatctgttgcctcatATTGTaacccaaccagggattgaacccacagcctaggcatgtgccctgactggagatcgaacccacaaccctttgtcTTCtgggacaacatccaaccaactgagccacaacggTCAGGGCaaaatattatatactttaaCCAAAAATGCATACATCCGAAATGTTTCAAAGGAtatttacttaataaatgtttactgagcacctggtACATGTCACTTGTCAGTCTCCTAGGCACTGATGGGATATCTAAAGTGTAGGCAGTGTCTACTGTAGAGTGACCAGATTACAGATTTTTTCTATTTgcttatttgcatttcttttagtGACCAAttcttatttctataattttaagttaattttaaaagattcagaCCAAAGTATACATTTCTCAGTCAAAACAAAGGAAGTGTTAAAATATACATGACGAAAGTCAGAGCTTGTGGCCACAGGACAGAACTGCAGACACAAAGAGTTGGCACCTGTGTCACACAGCATCATCAGGTGCAGAGCATCATCCCTTTCTGTAAGCCAGGTGCTGCCCAGCCAGCCTGCCGCCCAGCTGCGTGCCTAGAGGATGCTCCTGTTACTTTGACCTGACAGAATAGATCTCACGAGTTCCTCGTACATACAGAAGATGCAGTAAAAAAATCGCACAAAGACTGTTGGATGGCTCTTCGGTCTTTTCCAAAAGTTCCCCCAACTCAGGCTTTCGTCATTCCTCTCATGAGGTAGAGCATTAAAGTGGGCCCTTCAAAACCCTCATGCTCTGTTGATGGGACTGCAGCCGctggggaaagcagtatggaagtcCCTCAGAAATTAACActggaactaccatatgacctagcagtccctcttctgagtatatatccgaagaaagccaaaacactaattcaaaagacatatgcatccctatgttcactgtggcattattcacagtagtgaGGCtatggaagcaccctaagtgtccatcaagaggctgttggataaagatgtggtacatatataaaatggaatgttacttggccataaagaagAGTGAAATATtaccacttgcaacaacatggatggacttagaaggcattatgctaagggaaataagtcagacagagaaagaaaaataccatatgatttcacgtatttgtggaatttaaaaagcaacataaattcacaaataaaacagtaacaaactcatagatacatagaacaaacTGAGgcttgccaggtgggagggattTGTGGGActaggtaaaaaaggtgaagggattaagaagtagaaatgggcagttacaaaatagtcacaggtacacaaagtacagcatagggcatAGAGTTAATAATATTACAATAACAATATTATGATACAGTATCAGATAGATACTAGACTATCAGGgaaatcactttgtaagttatataaacacttaaccactatactgtacacctgaaattaatataatattgaatgtcaattgtaattaaataattaaaacaaaatattaaatgatagcAATAATAAACAAAGTGGGCCCTTCAAGTGCGGGCAGCCCATACCTCCATTGTCGAATTGGACACCCTGAAATGGCTTGCCAGTGACAGAGAGGAGACATTGCCCAGAATCGACACCACCGAAGCCAGATTCCCAGCGGTGGTTGATGGGTTTTGCTGAATGAGGACTGAAAGATTTCGCACCACGGATGACATGGCTGCCTCAGTAGCATTGCTTGCAACCACACTGAAATTCTAGGGAAAAAATGGttcagttgtaaaaaaaaaaaaaaatacatatgcttGTGGTTCATCAGATTTAAGTCAGATTGCTTGGCCACTTCTCTAACATTTGTATAGTGCATTACAATGTGGAATACTGTATAACGATAACAATGGTAACAATGGTGTAATGGTAACAGTGCCTGTTACCCAGTGCTTTCTGGGTTTCAGGGCTGGTACTCCGCACCACATGCTTTACCAGGGATTCCTTGATTTAACCCTTACACCACCCTTTGAGGGAGGTGCCATTAAGGAACTGGAAACTTGATGAGATTTATTTAAAGGCATTTTCATATAAGTTATTGTCCTAATTATATGGAGACTGATGTTCAGTGAGATTCAGTGACTTTCCAACCAGGATCCAGCTAGGAAGTGGCACTAAATCCTGTTAGAGTCACACTACTATGCTGAGAAATCCTTGTAGGATGGGAAGATAGAGGGACATACGTGGAGATTTGACTCCACTTTGTCAAATCTCCACTTTGACCCCACTGGGTTTggaattttacttcttccttgaaGTTCCCATCTGCTTCCTCCACTCTGAGAGAGCTTGGAAGGCAGGCAACAAGGGAAATTCCTTTTCGGTCAAAACAACTCAATCAAGGAACCCAGGTCCTGTATGGTTTCCTTTTTGCTCTTCTTGGCTGACAGTGCTGGTCTTTGCCAGGCCACCTGGGATCTGCCTGCCCTCACCCTCACGCCCTCAATAGACACGGTCCATGTCCATaactgaggcagagaaggcaagagcaaggatggaccacagaagccatctggtccaatCTCCCTGCCCagttcacaggtgagaaaactgaggtccaaagaGGGAGAAGTGAACATTCTACAGCCCTTCAACGCATACCATTGTGAGGTTCCGTAGTACAATAGCAGAGCCTCTGGCTGGGACAGAAGTTCTGCCTAACAGGGAGATCTATTCGCAGAATAGTGCTGTGAACTCGTCTTCTCTACCACTCGGGTTCTAATTCTTCACTGTGTGCTCCTGTTTATCTGCCTTGTCCTAAGTCCTTGAACCTTCCAAAGAGAGCATTGCGTGAAGGTCACAGtgctggactggg
The Desmodus rotundus isolate HL8 chromosome 11, HLdesRot8A.1, whole genome shotgun sequence genome window above contains:
- the ADGRF1 gene encoding adhesion G-protein coupled receptor F1 isoform X1, producing MRVQVWLIFFFWVTEGGDGYLGNSPAGYHLTQVKAQPLPLPVKTYTTCLPERNDGIRTRKRLIVNKKKHPDPVQEYELLLQVAYRDSKEKRELRNFLNLLKPPSLWLHGPVKIIRAKATTYCSNQNGFLRCACEDGYSWFPPSCLNPQKCYLHTAGSLQSCDCHLSNLTQSVNFCEKTKVWGTFKINERFTEDLLNSSSSVYSKYTTGIEIQLKEAYRRIQGFESVRVTQFRAGSIIVGYEVVGSSSASELLSDIGQAAEKAAEGLQKLFPLEDDSFRVSGEVQCNSIVFGFGFKNDEYTLPCSSGYTGNITAKCQPSGWQVVRETCVLAQLEELKKNFSVVASNATEAAMSSVVRNLSVLIQQNPSTTAGNLASVVSILGNVSSLSLASHFRVSNSTMEDVISVADHILNSTSVTNWTVLLQEEKQASSQLLETLENISILVPPTALPLNFSREFINWKGIPVSESQHKTGYSYQTEVVPPNTSIPIRGQVFIGSDQFQGSLPETIISMASLTLGNILPITQIGNARVNGPVISTVIQNYSINEVFLSFSTVESNLSQPHCVFWDFSHLQWNDAGCHLVNETPDTVMCRCTHLTSFSMLMSPFVPPATIPVVKWITFSGLGVSIGSLILCLIIEALFWKEVKKTQTSHTRHICMVNIDLCLLIADVWFIVAATVDTTVKPSGVCIAAVFLTHFFYLSLFFWMLMLGILLAYRIVFVFHHMAMPLMMAVGFCLGYGCPLIISVVTIVVTQPSNGYKKKGTCWLNWSGGSKPLLALAVPALTIVAVNLVVVLLVLTKLWRPAVGERLSHDHKATIIRMGKSLLILTPLLGLTWGFGIGIMVDSQSLAWHVIFALLNAFQGFFILCFGMLLDSKLRHQLLNKLSPLSYLKQPLKQNSSELSAKPKFFNPLQHKGNTLGEEKFITKEYQPK
- the ADGRF1 gene encoding adhesion G-protein coupled receptor F1 isoform X3 — its product is MRVQVWLIFFFWVTEGGDGYLGNSPAGYHLTQVKAQPLPLPVKTYTTCLPERNDGIRTRKRLIVNKKKHPDPVQEYELLLQVAYRDSKEKRELRNFLNLLKPPSLWLHGPVKIIRAKATTYCSNQNGFLRCACEDGYSWFPPSCLNPQKCYLHTAGSLQSCDCHLSNLTQSVNFCEKTKVWGTFKINERFTEDLLNSSSSVYSKYTTGIEIQLKEAYRRIQGFESVRVTQFRAGSIIVGYEVVGSSSASELLSDIGQAAEKAAEGLQKLFPLEDDSFRVSGEVQCNSIVFGFGFKNDEYTLPCSSGYTGNITAKCQPSGWQVVRETCVLAQLEELKKNFSVVASNATEAAMSSVVRNLSVLIQQNPSTTAGNLASVVSILGNVSSLSLASHFRVSNSTMEDVISVADHILNSTSVTNWTVLLQEEKQASSQLLETLENISILVPPTALPLNFSREFINWKGIPVSESQHKTGYSYQTEVVPPNTSIPIRGQVFIGSDQFQGSLPETIISMASLTLGNILPITQIGNARVNGPVISTVIQNYSINEVFLSFSTVESNLSQPHCVFWDFSHLQWNDAGCHLVNETPDTVMCRCTHLTSFSMLMSPFVPPATIPVVKWITFSGLGVSIGSLILCLIIEALFWKEVKKTQTSHTRHICMVNIDLCLLIADVWFIVAATVDTTGFFILCFGMLLDSKLRHQLLNKLSPLSYLKQPLKQNSSELSAKPKFFNPLQHKGNTLGEEKFITKEYQPK
- the ADGRF1 gene encoding adhesion G-protein coupled receptor F1 isoform X2 — encoded protein: MRVQVWLIFFFWVTEGGDGYLGRNDGIRTRKRLIVNKKKHPDPVQEYELLLQVAYRDSKEKRELRNFLNLLKPPSLWLHGPVKIIRAKATTYCSNQNGFLRCACEDGYSWFPPSCLNPQKCYLHTAGSLQSCDCHLSNLTQSVNFCEKTKVWGTFKINERFTEDLLNSSSSVYSKYTTGIEIQLKEAYRRIQGFESVRVTQFRAGSIIVGYEVVGSSSASELLSDIGQAAEKAAEGLQKLFPLEDDSFRVSGEVQCNSIVFGFGFKNDEYTLPCSSGYTGNITAKCQPSGWQVVRETCVLAQLEELKKNFSVVASNATEAAMSSVVRNLSVLIQQNPSTTAGNLASVVSILGNVSSLSLASHFRVSNSTMEDVISVADHILNSTSVTNWTVLLQEEKQASSQLLETLENISILVPPTALPLNFSREFINWKGIPVSESQHKTGYSYQTEVVPPNTSIPIRGQVFIGSDQFQGSLPETIISMASLTLGNILPITQIGNARVNGPVISTVIQNYSINEVFLSFSTVESNLSQPHCVFWDFSHLQWNDAGCHLVNETPDTVMCRCTHLTSFSMLMSPFVPPATIPVVKWITFSGLGVSIGSLILCLIIEALFWKEVKKTQTSHTRHICMVNIDLCLLIADVWFIVAATVDTTVKPSGVCIAAVFLTHFFYLSLFFWMLMLGILLAYRIVFVFHHMAMPLMMAVGFCLGYGCPLIISVVTIVVTQPSNGYKKKGTCWLNWSGGSKPLLALAVPALTIVAVNLVVVLLVLTKLWRPAVGERLSHDHKATIIRMGKSLLILTPLLGLTWGFGIGIMVDSQSLAWHVIFALLNAFQGFFILCFGMLLDSKLRHQLLNKLSPLSYLKQPLKQNSSELSAKPKFFNPLQHKGNTLGEEKFITKEYQPK